A genomic region of Papaver somniferum cultivar HN1 chromosome 7, ASM357369v1, whole genome shotgun sequence contains the following coding sequences:
- the LOC113298863 gene encoding uncharacterized protein LOC113298863 isoform X2: MEKSLPSPPDLGSHVTMITESNKASLKRKSACGLGQMVRSIGNSCMNNNDVQGMSAAHTASSNKNLDKDNLQSISDRLLSWDHPGNSPASLLDRTLTDMFDAATSGNLQLSDLTIDGASLNHPATPRPKPSSSSTLRQPQTSNSVQTSGLTIGEDSLNHPATPRPVPNSNTASALEQPKTSNSVQPSGLTIGEDSLNHPATPRPVPNSNTDSGVSSAIESFYERANQKFEAGSCFITLKTDRVVFGRLQDVQLDVNDVNSVCSSQDVSVNCVMVYIRYLYNKLVAEKLDHRFVFVKPALIRSAEEAKYLLTSRSKNLNCELVFVPLYVEKRWFLVVVNLETMTCYWLDSSESPGHSDVRDSISMPGFTIRKMERRGHHIDGVYQVSYT; encoded by the exons ATGGAAAAAAGCCTTCCATCTCCTCCCGACTTGGGTAGCCATGTCACTATG atAACAGAGTCTAACAAAGCGTCTTTAAAGAGAAAGAGTGCTTGTGGACTGGGGCAGATGGTGAGGAGCATTGGTAATTCTTGTATGAATAACAATGATGTGCAGGGGATGTCCGCCGCTCACACTGCTAGCAGTAACAAAAACTTG GATAAGGATAACCTGCAATCAATTTCTGACAGGCTCCTATCTTGGGATCATCCG GGAAACTCTCCCGCGTCATTGCTTGACCGCACTCTAACAGACATGTTCGATGCAGCG ACATCAGGCAATCTGCAGCTGTCGGATTTGACAATTGACGGGGCTAGCTTAAATCATCCAGCAACTCCGAGGCCCAAGCCAAGTTCTTCAAGTACCTTGAGGCAGCCTCAG ACATCAAACAGTGTGCAGACGTCGGGTTTGACTATTGGTGAGGATAGCTTAAATCATCCAGCAACTCCAAGGCCCGTGCCAAATTCGAACACTGCAAGTGCCTTAGAGCAGCCTAAG ACATCAAACAGTGTGCAGCCGTCGGGTTTGACTATTGGTGAGGATAGCTTAAATCATCCAGCAACTCCAAGGCCCGTGCCAAATTCGAACACT gatTCAGGTGTCTCCTCGGCCATCGAGAGTTTCTATGAAAGAGCAAACCAAAAATTCGAAGCTGGTAGTTGCTTCATAACATTAAAAACAGATAGGGTGGTATTTGGTAGGCTTCAAGATGTTCAGCTTGATGTGAATGATGTCAATAGTGTGTGTTCATCGCAAGATGTATCTGTGAACTGTGTCATGGTGTACATCAG GTACCTCTACAATAAATTGGTGGCAGAGAAGTTAGATCATAGATTCGTATTTGTGAAACCTGCATTGATAAGGTCCGCAGAAGAGGCCAAGTATTTACTAACTTCCAGATCAAAGAATTTAAACTGTGAATTGGTCTTCGTACCTCTATATGTAGA GAAAAGATGGTTTCTTGTCGTTGTAAATCTGGAGACAATGACATGCTACTGGCTGGACTCATCTGAAAGCCCAGGACATTCTGACGTCAGAGATTCTATCTCCATGCCAGGTTTTACCATT AGAAAGATGGAGAGAAGAGGCCATCACATAGATGGAGTATATCAAG TGTCCTACACATGA
- the LOC113298863 gene encoding uncharacterized protein LOC113298863 isoform X1, with translation MEKSLPSPPDLGSHVTMITESNKASLKRKSACGLGQMVRSIGNSCMNNNDVQGMSAAHTASSNKNLDKDNLQSISDRLLSWDHPGNSPASLLDRTLTDMFDAATSGNLQLSDLTIDGASLNHPATPRPKPSSSSTLRQPQTSNSVQTSGLTIGEDSLNHPATPRPVPNSNTASALEQPKTSNSVQPSGLTIGEDSLNHPATPRPVPNSNTDSGVSSAIESFYERANQKFEAGSCFITLKTDRVVFGRLQDVQLDVNDVNSVCSSQDVSVNCVMVYIRYLYNKLVAEKLDHRFVFVKPALIRSAEEAKYLLTSRSKNLNCELVFVPLYVEKRWFLVVVNLETMTCYWLDSSESPGHSDVRDSISMPEKDGEKRPSHRWSISSVLHMKAVNPGLT, from the exons ATGGAAAAAAGCCTTCCATCTCCTCCCGACTTGGGTAGCCATGTCACTATG atAACAGAGTCTAACAAAGCGTCTTTAAAGAGAAAGAGTGCTTGTGGACTGGGGCAGATGGTGAGGAGCATTGGTAATTCTTGTATGAATAACAATGATGTGCAGGGGATGTCCGCCGCTCACACTGCTAGCAGTAACAAAAACTTG GATAAGGATAACCTGCAATCAATTTCTGACAGGCTCCTATCTTGGGATCATCCG GGAAACTCTCCCGCGTCATTGCTTGACCGCACTCTAACAGACATGTTCGATGCAGCG ACATCAGGCAATCTGCAGCTGTCGGATTTGACAATTGACGGGGCTAGCTTAAATCATCCAGCAACTCCGAGGCCCAAGCCAAGTTCTTCAAGTACCTTGAGGCAGCCTCAG ACATCAAACAGTGTGCAGACGTCGGGTTTGACTATTGGTGAGGATAGCTTAAATCATCCAGCAACTCCAAGGCCCGTGCCAAATTCGAACACTGCAAGTGCCTTAGAGCAGCCTAAG ACATCAAACAGTGTGCAGCCGTCGGGTTTGACTATTGGTGAGGATAGCTTAAATCATCCAGCAACTCCAAGGCCCGTGCCAAATTCGAACACT gatTCAGGTGTCTCCTCGGCCATCGAGAGTTTCTATGAAAGAGCAAACCAAAAATTCGAAGCTGGTAGTTGCTTCATAACATTAAAAACAGATAGGGTGGTATTTGGTAGGCTTCAAGATGTTCAGCTTGATGTGAATGATGTCAATAGTGTGTGTTCATCGCAAGATGTATCTGTGAACTGTGTCATGGTGTACATCAG GTACCTCTACAATAAATTGGTGGCAGAGAAGTTAGATCATAGATTCGTATTTGTGAAACCTGCATTGATAAGGTCCGCAGAAGAGGCCAAGTATTTACTAACTTCCAGATCAAAGAATTTAAACTGTGAATTGGTCTTCGTACCTCTATATGTAGA GAAAAGATGGTTTCTTGTCGTTGTAAATCTGGAGACAATGACATGCTACTGGCTGGACTCATCTGAAAGCCCAGGACATTCTGACGTCAGAGATTCTATCTCCATGCCAG AGAAAGATGGAGAGAAGAGGCCATCACATAGATGGAGTATATCAAG TGTCCTACACATGAAAGCAGTCAATCCGGGTTTAACATAA